A portion of the Homo sapiens chromosome 16, GRCh38.p14 Primary Assembly genome contains these proteins:
- the PAGR1 gene encoding PAXIP1-associated glutamate-rich protein 1, translated as MSLARGHGDTAASTAAPLSEEGEVTSGLQALAVEDTGGPSASAGKAEDEGEGGREETEREGSGGEEAQGEVPSAGGEEPAEEDSEDWCVPCSDEEVELPADGQPWMPPPSEIQRLYELLAAHGTLELQAEILPRRPPTPEAQSEEERSDEEPEAKEEEEEKPHMPTEFDFDDEPVTPKDSLIDRRRTPGSSARSQKREARLDKVLSDMKRHKKLEEQILRTGRDLFSLDSEDPSPASPPLRSSGSSLFPRQRKY; from the exons ATGTCCCTTGCTCGGGGCCATGGAGACACTGCGGCCAGTACGGCGGCGCCTCTGTCTGAAGAAGGGGAAGTGACCTCCGGCCTCCAGGCTCTGGCCGTGGAGGATACCGGAGGCCCCTCTGCCTCGGCCGGTAAGGCCGAGGACGAGGGGGAAGGAGGCCGAGAGGAGACCGAGCGTGAGGGGTCCGGGGGCGAGGAGGCGCAGGGAGAAGTCCCCAGCGCTGGGGGAGAAGAGCCTGCCGAGGAGGACTCCGAGGACTGGTGCGTGCCCTGCAGCGACGAGGAGGTGGAGCTGCCTGCGGATGGGCAGCCCTGGATGCCCCCGCCCTCCGAAATCCAGCGGCTCTATGAACTGCTGGCTGCCCACGGTACTCTGGAGCTGCAAGCCGAGATCCTGCCCCGCCGGCCTCCCACGCCGGAGGCCCAGAGCGAAGAGGAGAGATCCGATGAGGAGCCGGAGgccaaagaagaggaagaggaaaa ACCACACATGCCCACGGAATTTGATTTTGATGATGAGCCAGTGACACCAAAGGACTCCCTGATTGACCGGAGACGCACCCCAG GAAGCTCAGCCCGGAGCCAGAAACGGGAGGCCCGCCTGGACAAGGTGCTGTCGGACATGAAGAGACACAAGAAGCTGGAGGAGCAGATCCTTCGTACCGGGAGGGACCTCTTCAGCCTGGACTCGGAGGACCCCAGCCCCGCCAGCCCCCCACTCCGATCCTCCGGGAGTAGTCTCTTCCCTCGGCAGCGGAAATACTGA
- the PRRT2 gene encoding proline-rich transmembrane protein 2 isoform X2, producing the protein MAASSSEISEMKGVEESPKVPGEGPGHSEAETGPPQVLAGVPDQPEAPQPGPNTTAAPVDSGPKAGLAPETTETPAGASETAQATDLSLSPGGESKANCSPEDPCQETVSKPEVSKEATADQGSRLESAAPPEPAPEPAPQPDPRPDSQPTPKPALQPELPTQEDPTPEILSESVGEKQENGAVVPLQAGDGEEGPAPEPHSPPSKKSPPANGAPPRVLQQLVEEDRMRRAHSGHPGSPRGSLSRHPSSQLAGPGVEGGEGTQKPRDYIILAILSCFCPMWPVNIVAFAYAVMSRNSLQQGDVDGAQRLGRVAKLLSIVALVGGVLIIIASCVINLGGCCMSLKHQ; encoded by the exons ATGGCAGCCAGCAGCTCTGAGATCTCTGAGATGAAGGGGGTTGAGGAGAGTCCCAAGGTTCCAGGCGAAGGGCCTGGCCATTCTGAAGCTGAAACTGGCCCTCCCCAGGTCCTAGCAGGGGTACCAGACCAGCCAGAGGCCCCGCAGCCAGGTCCAAACACCACTGCGGCCCCTGTGGACTCAGGGCCCAAGGCTGGGCTGGCTCCAGAAACCACAGAGACCCCGGCTGGGGCCTCAGAAACAGCCCAGGCCACAGACCtcagcttaagcccaggaggggAATCAAAGGCCAACTGCAGCCCCGAAGACCCATGCCAAGAAACAGTGTCCAAACCAGAAGTGAGCAAAGAGGCCACTGCAGACCAGgggtccaggctggagtctgcAGCCCCACCTGAACCAGCCCCAGAGCCTGCTCCCCAACCAGACCCCCGGCCAGATTCCCAGCCTACCCCCAAGCCAGCCCTTCAACCAGAGCTCCCTACCCAGGAGGACCCCACCCCTGAGATTCTGTCTGAGAGTGTaggggaaaagcaagagaatgGGGCAGTGGTGCCCCTGCAGGCTGGTGATGGGGAAGAGGGCCCAGCCCCTGAGCCTCACTCACCACCCTCAAAAAAATCCCCCCCAGCCAATGGGGCCCCCCCCCGAGTGCTGCAGCAGCTGGTTGAGGAGGATCGAATGAGAAGGGCACACAGTGGGCATCCAGGATCTCCCCGAGGTAGCCTGAGCCGCCACCCCAGCTCCCAGTTGGCAGGTCCTGGGGTGGAGGGGGGTGAAGGCACCCAGAAACCTCGGGACTACATCATCCTTGCCATCCTGTCCTGCTTCTGCCCCATGTGGCCTGTCAACATCGTGGCCTTCGCTTATGCTGTCATG TCCCGGAACAGCCTGCAGCAGGGGGACGTGGACGGGGCCCAGCGTCTGGGCCGGGTAGCCAAGCTCTTAAGCATCGTGGCGCTGGTGGGGGGAGTCCTCATCATCATCGCCTCCTGCGTCATCAACTTAGG CGGATGCTGCATGAGTCTGAAACACCAATAA
- the PRRT2 gene encoding proline-rich transmembrane protein 2 isoform 1 (isoform 1 is encoded by transcript variant 1): MAASSSEISEMKGVEESPKVPGEGPGHSEAETGPPQVLAGVPDQPEAPQPGPNTTAAPVDSGPKAGLAPETTETPAGASETAQATDLSLSPGGESKANCSPEDPCQETVSKPEVSKEATADQGSRLESAAPPEPAPEPAPQPDPRPDSQPTPKPALQPELPTQEDPTPEILSESVGEKQENGAVVPLQAGDGEEGPAPEPHSPPSKKSPPANGAPPRVLQQLVEEDRMRRAHSGHPGSPRGSLSRHPSSQLAGPGVEGGEGTQKPRDYIILAILSCFCPMWPVNIVAFAYAVMSRNSLQQGDVDGAQRLGRVAKLLSIVALVGGVLIIIASCVINLGVYK; the protein is encoded by the exons ATGGCAGCCAGCAGCTCTGAGATCTCTGAGATGAAGGGGGTTGAGGAGAGTCCCAAGGTTCCAGGCGAAGGGCCTGGCCATTCTGAAGCTGAAACTGGCCCTCCCCAGGTCCTAGCAGGGGTACCAGACCAGCCAGAGGCCCCGCAGCCAGGTCCAAACACCACTGCGGCCCCTGTGGACTCAGGGCCCAAGGCTGGGCTGGCTCCAGAAACCACAGAGACCCCGGCTGGGGCCTCAGAAACAGCCCAGGCCACAGACCtcagcttaagcccaggaggggAATCAAAGGCCAACTGCAGCCCCGAAGACCCATGCCAAGAAACAGTGTCCAAACCAGAAGTGAGCAAAGAGGCCACTGCAGACCAGgggtccaggctggagtctgcAGCCCCACCTGAACCAGCCCCAGAGCCTGCTCCCCAACCAGACCCCCGGCCAGATTCCCAGCCTACCCCCAAGCCAGCCCTTCAACCAGAGCTCCCTACCCAGGAGGACCCCACCCCTGAGATTCTGTCTGAGAGTGTaggggaaaagcaagagaatgGGGCAGTGGTGCCCCTGCAGGCTGGTGATGGGGAAGAGGGCCCAGCCCCTGAGCCTCACTCACCACCCTCAAAAAAATCCCCCCCAGCCAATGGGGCCCCCCCCCGAGTGCTGCAGCAGCTGGTTGAGGAGGATCGAATGAGAAGGGCACACAGTGGGCATCCAGGATCTCCCCGAGGTAGCCTGAGCCGCCACCCCAGCTCCCAGTTGGCAGGTCCTGGGGTGGAGGGGGGTGAAGGCACCCAGAAACCTCGGGACTACATCATCCTTGCCATCCTGTCCTGCTTCTGCCCCATGTGGCCTGTCAACATCGTGGCCTTCGCTTATGCTGTCATG TCCCGGAACAGCCTGCAGCAGGGGGACGTGGACGGGGCCCAGCGTCTGGGCCGGGTAGCCAAGCTCTTAAGCATCGTGGCGCTGGTGGGGGGAGTCCTCATCATCATCGCCTCCTGCGTCATCAACTTAGGCG TGTATAAGTGA
- the PRRT2 gene encoding proline-rich transmembrane protein 2 isoform 3 (isoform 3 is encoded by transcript variant 3) produces MAASSSEISEMKGVEESPKVPGEGPGHSEAETGPPQVLAGVPDQPEAPQPGPNTTAAPVDSGPKAGLAPETTETPAGASETAQATDLSLSPGGESKANCSPEDPCQETVSKPEVSKEATADQGSRLESAAPPEPAPEPAPQPDPRPDSQPTPKPALQPELPTQEDPTPEILSESVGEKQENGAVVPLQAGDGEEGPAPEPHSPPSKKSPPANGAPPRVLQQLVEEDRMRRAHSGHPGSPRGSLSRHPSSQLAGPGVEGGEGTQKPRDYIILAILSCFCPMWPVNIVAFAYAVMVSPMGP; encoded by the coding sequence ATGGCAGCCAGCAGCTCTGAGATCTCTGAGATGAAGGGGGTTGAGGAGAGTCCCAAGGTTCCAGGCGAAGGGCCTGGCCATTCTGAAGCTGAAACTGGCCCTCCCCAGGTCCTAGCAGGGGTACCAGACCAGCCAGAGGCCCCGCAGCCAGGTCCAAACACCACTGCGGCCCCTGTGGACTCAGGGCCCAAGGCTGGGCTGGCTCCAGAAACCACAGAGACCCCGGCTGGGGCCTCAGAAACAGCCCAGGCCACAGACCtcagcttaagcccaggaggggAATCAAAGGCCAACTGCAGCCCCGAAGACCCATGCCAAGAAACAGTGTCCAAACCAGAAGTGAGCAAAGAGGCCACTGCAGACCAGgggtccaggctggagtctgcAGCCCCACCTGAACCAGCCCCAGAGCCTGCTCCCCAACCAGACCCCCGGCCAGATTCCCAGCCTACCCCCAAGCCAGCCCTTCAACCAGAGCTCCCTACCCAGGAGGACCCCACCCCTGAGATTCTGTCTGAGAGTGTaggggaaaagcaagagaatgGGGCAGTGGTGCCCCTGCAGGCTGGTGATGGGGAAGAGGGCCCAGCCCCTGAGCCTCACTCACCACCCTCAAAAAAATCCCCCCCAGCCAATGGGGCCCCCCCCCGAGTGCTGCAGCAGCTGGTTGAGGAGGATCGAATGAGAAGGGCACACAGTGGGCATCCAGGATCTCCCCGAGGTAGCCTGAGCCGCCACCCCAGCTCCCAGTTGGCAGGTCCTGGGGTGGAGGGGGGTGAAGGCACCCAGAAACCTCGGGACTACATCATCCTTGCCATCCTGTCCTGCTTCTGCCCCATGTGGCCTGTCAACATCGTGGCCTTCGCTTATGCTGTCATGGTGAGCCCCATGGGACCCTAG
- the PRRT2 gene encoding proline-rich transmembrane protein 2 isoform 2 (isoform 2 is encoded by transcript variant 5), with product MAASSSEISEMKGVEESPKVPGEGPGHSEAETGPPQVLAGVPDQPEAPQPGPNTTAAPVDSGPKAGLAPETTETPAGASETAQATDLSLSPGGESKANCSPEDPCQETVSKPEVSKEATADQGSRLESAAPPEPAPEPAPQPDPRPDSQPTPKPALQPELPTQEDPTPEILSESVGEKQENGAVVPLQAGDGEEGPAPEPHSPPSKKSPPANGAPPRVLQQLVEEDRMRRAHSGHPGSPRGSLSRHPSSQLAGPGVEGGEGTQKPRDYIILAILSCFCPMWPVNIVAFAYAVMSRNSLQQGDVDGAQRLGRVAKLLSIVALVGGVLIIIASCVINLGGEWGLGTGRGGMEGLARAALLTPAPALSCLSSLPLLCLSLSPPPPVCPSLSSPTVYK from the exons ATGGCAGCCAGCAGCTCTGAGATCTCTGAGATGAAGGGGGTTGAGGAGAGTCCCAAGGTTCCAGGCGAAGGGCCTGGCCATTCTGAAGCTGAAACTGGCCCTCCCCAGGTCCTAGCAGGGGTACCAGACCAGCCAGAGGCCCCGCAGCCAGGTCCAAACACCACTGCGGCCCCTGTGGACTCAGGGCCCAAGGCTGGGCTGGCTCCAGAAACCACAGAGACCCCGGCTGGGGCCTCAGAAACAGCCCAGGCCACAGACCtcagcttaagcccaggaggggAATCAAAGGCCAACTGCAGCCCCGAAGACCCATGCCAAGAAACAGTGTCCAAACCAGAAGTGAGCAAAGAGGCCACTGCAGACCAGgggtccaggctggagtctgcAGCCCCACCTGAACCAGCCCCAGAGCCTGCTCCCCAACCAGACCCCCGGCCAGATTCCCAGCCTACCCCCAAGCCAGCCCTTCAACCAGAGCTCCCTACCCAGGAGGACCCCACCCCTGAGATTCTGTCTGAGAGTGTaggggaaaagcaagagaatgGGGCAGTGGTGCCCCTGCAGGCTGGTGATGGGGAAGAGGGCCCAGCCCCTGAGCCTCACTCACCACCCTCAAAAAAATCCCCCCCAGCCAATGGGGCCCCCCCCCGAGTGCTGCAGCAGCTGGTTGAGGAGGATCGAATGAGAAGGGCACACAGTGGGCATCCAGGATCTCCCCGAGGTAGCCTGAGCCGCCACCCCAGCTCCCAGTTGGCAGGTCCTGGGGTGGAGGGGGGTGAAGGCACCCAGAAACCTCGGGACTACATCATCCTTGCCATCCTGTCCTGCTTCTGCCCCATGTGGCCTGTCAACATCGTGGCCTTCGCTTATGCTGTCATG TCCCGGAACAGCCTGCAGCAGGGGGACGTGGACGGGGCCCAGCGTCTGGGCCGGGTAGCCAAGCTCTTAAGCATCGTGGCGCTGGTGGGGGGAGTCCTCATCATCATCGCCTCCTGCGTCATCAACTTAGGCGGTGAGTGGGGGCTTGGGACAGGCAGGGGAGGAATGGAAGGGTTGGCAAGGGCAGCTTTACTAACCCCTGCCCCTGCTCTCTCCTGTCTGTCCTCCTTACCTCTCCTTTGTCTCTCCTTGTCTCCCCCTCCCCCCGTctgtccttccctctcctctcccacaGTGTATAAGTGA
- the PRRT2 gene encoding proline-rich transmembrane protein 2 isoform X4 yields MAASSSEISEMKGVEESPKVPGEGPGHSEAETGPPQVLAGVPDQPEAPQPGPNTTAAPVDSGPKAGLAPETTETPAGASETAQATDLSLSPGGESKANCSPEDPCQETVSKPEVSKEATADQGSRLESAAPPEPAPEPAPQPDPRPDSQPTPKPALQPELPTQEDPTPEILSESVGEKQENGAVVPLQAGDGEEGPAPEPHSPPSKKSPPANGAPPRVLQQLVEEDRMRRAHSGHPGSPRGSLSRHPSSQLAGPGVEGGEGTQKPRDYIILAILSCFCPMWPVNIVAFAYAVMSRNSLQQGDVDGAQRLGRVAKLLSIVALVGGVLIIIASCVINLGDAA; encoded by the exons ATGGCAGCCAGCAGCTCTGAGATCTCTGAGATGAAGGGGGTTGAGGAGAGTCCCAAGGTTCCAGGCGAAGGGCCTGGCCATTCTGAAGCTGAAACTGGCCCTCCCCAGGTCCTAGCAGGGGTACCAGACCAGCCAGAGGCCCCGCAGCCAGGTCCAAACACCACTGCGGCCCCTGTGGACTCAGGGCCCAAGGCTGGGCTGGCTCCAGAAACCACAGAGACCCCGGCTGGGGCCTCAGAAACAGCCCAGGCCACAGACCtcagcttaagcccaggaggggAATCAAAGGCCAACTGCAGCCCCGAAGACCCATGCCAAGAAACAGTGTCCAAACCAGAAGTGAGCAAAGAGGCCACTGCAGACCAGgggtccaggctggagtctgcAGCCCCACCTGAACCAGCCCCAGAGCCTGCTCCCCAACCAGACCCCCGGCCAGATTCCCAGCCTACCCCCAAGCCAGCCCTTCAACCAGAGCTCCCTACCCAGGAGGACCCCACCCCTGAGATTCTGTCTGAGAGTGTaggggaaaagcaagagaatgGGGCAGTGGTGCCCCTGCAGGCTGGTGATGGGGAAGAGGGCCCAGCCCCTGAGCCTCACTCACCACCCTCAAAAAAATCCCCCCCAGCCAATGGGGCCCCCCCCCGAGTGCTGCAGCAGCTGGTTGAGGAGGATCGAATGAGAAGGGCACACAGTGGGCATCCAGGATCTCCCCGAGGTAGCCTGAGCCGCCACCCCAGCTCCCAGTTGGCAGGTCCTGGGGTGGAGGGGGGTGAAGGCACCCAGAAACCTCGGGACTACATCATCCTTGCCATCCTGTCCTGCTTCTGCCCCATGTGGCCTGTCAACATCGTGGCCTTCGCTTATGCTGTCATG TCCCGGAACAGCCTGCAGCAGGGGGACGTGGACGGGGCCCAGCGTCTGGGCCGGGTAGCCAAGCTCTTAAGCATCGTGGCGCTGGTGGGGGGAGTCCTCATCATCATCGCCTCCTGCGTCATCAACTTAGGCG ATGCTGCATGA